The genomic DNA CAACAGGAGGTCGAAGACCTCCGTGAGACACAACGCCGCCGCGAGACGCTCCAGCGACAGCTGTCGGACCACAAGGCAGACATCGAGCGGAGCGAGACTGCTATCGACCGGCTTACCGACCGCCGCGAGGCGCTCCGGTCGGAGATATCAGAACTGGAAGAAGAAATATCGGAACTGGAGTCGGACAGCTACGAGGAGATACTTGACATCCACCGGGAGGCCAATCAGCTCGAATACGAACTCGGTCGGCTCGAAGGCGACCTCGAATCCATCGAGGACGAAATCGCCGACATCGAGTCACGGCTCGACGAGGAGTCGACCCTGCAGGAGGAACGCGATGCAGTCGAAGCAAAGCTCCAAGAGCTGCGAACAAAAATCCACCGCATCGAGCGGGAGGCAATAGACGCCTTCAACGAGCACATGGAGACCGTACTCGGGATTCTCGGCTACGAGAACATCGAACGCATCTGGATAGAGCGGCTCGAACGCGAGGTCCGTAAGGGTCGTCGGACAGAAAGTGAGGCCACCTTCGAGCTTCACATCGTCCGGCAGACCGACGGCGGCGCAACCTACGAAGACACCATCGACCATCTCAGCGAGAGCGAACGAGAGGTCACCGGGCTGATATTCGCGCTGGCCGGCTATCTCACCCACGAGGTCTACGAGACGGTCCCGTTCATGCTCTTGGACTCGCTGGAGGCGATCGACTCCGAACGCATTGCCGCGCTCGTCGAATACATCGCGGGCCACAGCGACTATCTCGTCGTAGCGCTGTTGCCGGAGGATGCTGCAGCGCTGCCGGAGACGTACCCACGGGTGACCGACATCTGAGCGGCCCATCCGTTGGGCTGTCAGCCTGTGGGTAGCACGCCCCCACCTGTTGGAGGACGTATGCTAAGAAATATATTCATTCTATTTCTCGGACCGTTTCAAGAAGCTACTTTAATCTCTACCCGGATAGACAATCATACGACCATTGATATCTATTATAAAACTTAATACTGAGTTTTTAGGGAAAGTTCTTTGTTTTTGTAGACTATATATACTCTATTTCATTACTGTATTATTATGTTTTTTAGATAAAGTCGATTCCATGTCAATATACACCTTGTTACGAAAGCAAACTACACACGGCACTCCCCGGCCGAGAAAAGCAAAAGCAGCGCGCTAAGCGGGGGTCGTTAGTAGGAGCGGACTTTCGGCTCGTATTCTTTGTTTTCGCCTTCAAGGATGACGGGCTTGTAGTAGAGCTTCGGGCTGCCGTCGTTCCACGAAATCATCGTGTGCTTGAGCCACTCGTCGTCGCGTCGCTCCTGGTACTGTTGTCGCCAGTGTGCACCGCGGAACTCCTCGCGGGCGAGCGCACCGAGGGTGATGGTCTCGGCGACATCGATGAGGTTCCGCGTCTCGATGGTGTGGATGAGGTCCGTGTTGAACGTTCGCGAGGGGTCGGAAACGGCGACGTTCTGGTACCGCTCGCGGCACTCACGGATGACCTCAAGGGCCTCTTTCAGGCCTTCTTCCTCCCGGAAGACGTTGACGTTCTCCGTCATCGCCTTCTGGAGGTCCTCGCGGATTTCGGCGTGGTTGATGCCGTCGCTTTCGAGCAGTTCCTCGACCCGCTGCCGTTCGGTTTCGACGGCCTGCTCGACGAGTTCGTCGGGTTCGACGAGCGCGCCGTCGGCGGCGACATCGCTGTCGCCGGTATCGAGCGCACCGGGGTCGACAGGGGTTTCGAGGCCCTCCTCGCGTTCGGTTTCGGCGGAGGGACCGGTGGGGACTTCGGCGGTGCCGAGGTCCCGTCCGGCGGCGTGGTGGCCCGCGCGGGCCCCGAAGACGATGAGCTCCGGCAGAGCGTTGCCGCCGAGCCGGTTCGAACCGTGGACCGACGCACACGCACATTCGCCGGCCGCGTAGAGACCGTCAATACAGGTCTCGCCGTGCTCGTTGGTCTCGACGCCGCCCATGTGGTAGTGCTGGCCGGGCTTGACCGGCATCGGCTCCTCGACGGGGTTGACGCCCTCGAAGTCCTCCGCGAGGTGGATGATGTTTTCGAGGCGGTCGTTGATGCGCTCATCGCCGAGGTGACGCATGTCGAGGAAAACGTACTCGTCGTTGATGCCGCGGCCCTCGTTTACCTCGGTGAGTTCTGCACGGGAGACGACATCACGGGAGGCGAGTTCGCCGTCGTTGTTCGCGTAGCCGTACTCGAACATGAAGCGCTCGCCCTCGCTGTTGTAGAGGATACCACCCTCGCCCCGGACACCCTCAGAGATGAGGACGCCGGTCGACGGCAGCGTTGTCGGGTGGAACTGGACGAACTCCATGTCCTCGACGGGAACGCCGGCGCGGTAGGCCATCGCCGGGCCGTCACCGGTGTTGGCAACAGCGTTGGTCGTGTGGTCGAAGACCTGCCCGTCGCCACCGGTCGCGAGAATGACGCCACCGGTCGCGCGGAAGCCAACGATATCGCCGGACTTGATGTCGTAGGCGACACAGCCGTGACACTCGCGGTCCTCGGGGTCGTCGTGGTCGGTGACTGCGAGTTCGCTGACGTAGAACTCGTCGTAGACCTTGATTCCCCGCTTGACGACCTGCTCGTACATCGTATGCAGCAGGTGGTGGCCGGTCTCAGCGCCGGCGTAGGTGGTTCGTGGGAACGAGAGGCCGCCGAACGGCCGCTGTGAAACGCGGCCGTCGTCCTCACGGGAGAACGGCATTCCCCAGTGTTCAAGCTGGATGACTTCTTCAGGGGCGTCTTGGGCCAGCGTCTCGATGGCCGGGGCGTCCCCGAGGTAGTCCGAGCCCTTCATCGTGTCGTAGGCGTGCAGTTCCCAGTCGTCGCCGTCGCGGATGGCGGCGTTGATGCCACCTTCGGCCGCGCCGGTGTGTGACCGGACCGGATGCAGTTTCGTGACCATCGCTACGTCGGCGCCTTCCTCGTGGGCCGCGATGGCCGCACGGAGGCCAGCGCCGCCGGCGCCGACCACGATTACGTCGTGTTCGTGTATCGTCATTGGTTGTATCTAGAGTTTGGTCTTGAGAGACTTTAGCGTGCTGCTACCAGAAC from Natronomonas pharaonis DSM 2160 includes the following:
- a CDS encoding FAD-binding protein; amino-acid sequence: MHEHDVIVVGAGGAGLRAAIAAHEEGADVAMVTKLHPVRSHTGAAEGGINAAIRDGDDWELHAYDTMKGSDYLGDAPAIETLAQDAPEEVIQLEHWGMPFSREDDGRVSQRPFGGLSFPRTTYAGAETGHHLLHTMYEQVVKRGIKVYDEFYVSELAVTDHDDPEDRECHGCVAYDIKSGDIVGFRATGGVILATGGDGQVFDHTTNAVANTGDGPAMAYRAGVPVEDMEFVQFHPTTLPSTGVLISEGVRGEGGILYNSEGERFMFEYGYANNDGELASRDVVSRAELTEVNEGRGINDEYVFLDMRHLGDERINDRLENIIHLAEDFEGVNPVEEPMPVKPGQHYHMGGVETNEHGETCIDGLYAAGECACASVHGSNRLGGNALPELIVFGARAGHHAAGRDLGTAEVPTGPSAETEREEGLETPVDPGALDTGDSDVAADGALVEPDELVEQAVETERQRVEELLESDGINHAEIREDLQKAMTENVNVFREEEGLKEALEVIRECRERYQNVAVSDPSRTFNTDLIHTIETRNLIDVAETITLGALAREEFRGAHWRQQYQERRDDEWLKHTMISWNDGSPKLYYKPVILEGENKEYEPKVRSY